In one window of Nicotiana tabacum cultivar K326 chromosome 12, ASM71507v2, whole genome shotgun sequence DNA:
- the LOC142167060 gene encoding uncharacterized protein LOC142167060, with translation MGETTSLQIDHNHPLFLAVTDTPGVTLHGIKLTGPENYDLWSRSMRMALLVKNKLGFIEGTCLKSSYKGELANQWERCNAIVLSWIGRTAYALVIQEESQQERNVLKVLYNGKVMGIGREDCGLYVLKWRDKPVVAMVTKETDESKLWHMILGHPSIIAMKHIYVLKNKLIHLDVWGPHKLPTYNREYYFLTIVDDFSGYTWVCLLQSKFEVVTVLKDFLIMIKTQFDMNVKVLRSDNGKEFFNSSCNELLASLGIVHQNSCPYTPQQNGVVERKHRHILEVARALNFQSSLPSRFWEIASKHNLPKGDKSVKRARKSVFIGYSEVQKGYRLFDLETKTIFVSRDFIFRKHIFPFKENATTSEDCLSTQVFLPIQPDSSSPTPTTNLQESHTATYAHIQPTDTTPVLGYISTPAAEGVEIGHATQNTEAIEVEHEVQDTSAELIPDTEPKIPVVLNTSMLEPIDAQGSRKTTRTSKPPVWLKDYQTTKKFSGHCLYPLYDTLAYANLTTGYQTYLQAFLVKVEPSTLQQASTDSRWVATMQ, from the exons ATGGGAGAAACGACGAGTCTTCAAATTGATCACAATCATCCTCTGTTTTTAGCAGTTACAGATACGCCTGGAGTTACATTGCATGGTATCAAGCTCACTGGACCTGAAAATTATGATTTGTGGAGTAGATCGATGCGCATGGCACTTTTGGTGAAGAACAAGTTAGGGTTCATAGAAGGAACCTGCTTGAAAAGCTCTTACAAAGGAGAATTGGCGAATCAATGGGAAAGATGTAACGCGATTGTTCTCTCATGGATAGGACGCACA GCTTATGCTTTGGTTATTCAAGAGGAAAGCCAACAAGAGCGAAATGTGCTTAAA GTTCTTTACAATGGAAAGGTGATGGGGATTGGTAGGGAGGATTGTGGACTTTATGTGCTCAAGTGGAGAGACAAGCCTGTAGTAGCAATGGTTACTAAGGAGACTGATGAATCCAAACTTTGGCACATGATATTAGGACATCCATCAATAATAGCAATGAAGCACATTTATGTTTTGaagaataaa CTTATCCATCTTGATGTTTGGGGTCCTCACAAGTTACCTACATATAATAGAGAATATTACTTCCTTACAATTGTGGATGATTTTAGTGGGTATACCTGGGTGTGCTTATTGCAGTCAAAGTTTGAAGTTGTAACAGTGTTGAAAGATTTCCTTATAATGATAAAGACTCAATTTGACATGAATGTGAAAGTGTTAAGGTCTGACAATGGGAAAGAGTTCTTTAACTCTAGCTGCAATGAGTTGTTAGCATCTTTAGGCATTGTGCATCAAAATAGTTGTCCATACACCCCCCAACAGAATGGGGTGGTGGAAAGGAAACACAGGCACATACTTGAAGTCGCTAGAGCATTAAACTTTCAGAGTTCTCTACCTAGCAGATTCTGGGAGATTGCATCAAAACA CAATTTACCAAAGGGAGACAAGTCTGTAAAGAGGGCAAGAAAATCAGTCTTTATAGGGTACTCAGAAGTTCAGAAAGGGTATAGGTTGTTTGACTTGGAAACTAAAACTATCTTTGTGAGCAGAGATTTCATTTTTAGAAAACACATCTTTCCTTTCAAAGAGAATGCAACCACTTCAGAAGACTGCCTTTCTACACAAGTATTTTTGCCAATACAGCCTGACTCCTCATCACCTACACCTACTACTAACTTACAGGAATCACACACAGCCACATATGCTCACATTCAACCTACAGACACCACTCCAGTCCTAGGATATATCAGTACACCTGCTGCAGAAGGAGTGGAGATTGGCCATGCAACTCAAAATACAGAAGCAATTGAGGTTGAGCATGAAGTGCAAGATACCTCAGCTGAATTGATCCCAGACACTGAACCAAAGATCCCAGTTGTTCTTAACACCAGCATGCTGGAACCTATTGATGCTCAAGGTTCCAGGAAAACCACTAGAACCTCAAAACCTCCAGTTTGGCTAAAAGACTATCAAACTACCAAGAAATTCTCTGGTCATTGCTTGTATCCATTGTATGACACCTTGGCATATGCCAATCTCACAACAGGCTATCAAACATACTTGCAGGCTTTCTTAGTCAAAGTTGAACCTAGTACTCTTCAGCAGGCTTCCACTGATAGCAGATGGGTTGCAACTATGCAATAA